The Ziziphus jujuba cultivar Dongzao chromosome 7, ASM3175591v1 genome includes a region encoding these proteins:
- the LOC107424756 gene encoding oxygen-evolving enhancer protein 1, chloroplastic produces MAASLQAAATLMQPTKLGVSSRSTTQLRSSQSVSKAFGVESSGARLTCSLQADLKDFAQKCVDASKIAGFALATSALVVSGASAEGVPKRLTYDEIQSKTYLEVKGTGTANQCPTIDGGVDSFAFKPGKYNAKKFCLEPTSFTVKAEGVNKNAPPEFQNTKLMTRLTYTLDEIEGPFEVSNDGSLKFEEKDGIDYAAVTVQLPGGERVPFLFTIKQLVASGKPDSFSGEFLVPSYRGSSFLDPKGRGGSTGYDNAVALPAGGRGDEEELVKENIKNTASSTGKITLSVTKSKPETGEVIGVFESLQPSDTDLGAKVPKDVKIQGVWYAQLES; encoded by the exons ATGGCAGCCTCATTACAAGCCGCGGCTACTCTGATGCAGCCGACGAAGCTCGGCGTCTCATCCCGTTCCACCACGCAGCTTAGGTCCTCCCAAAGCGTTTCCAAGGCTTTCGGCGTTGAATCATCCGGTGCTAGACTCACCTGCTCTCTTCAAGCCGATCTTAAGGACTTCGCTCAGAAGTGCGTCGACGCCTCCAAAATCGCCGGCTTTGCTCTTGCCACTTCTGCCCTCGTTGTCTCG GGAGCAAGTGCAGAAGGAGTTCCAAAGAGGCTAACCTACGACGAAATCCAGAGCAAGACATACCTAGAAGTAAAAGGAACAGGGACAGCCAACCAATGCCCAACCATCGATGGAGGAGTGGATTCATTCGCCTTCAAACCAGGCAAATACAACGCCAAGAAGTTCTGCTTGGAACCCACATCGTTCACGGTCAAAGCAGAGGGTGTCAACAAGAACGCCCCACCTGAATTCCAAAACACCAAGCTCATGACCCGCTTGACCTACACCCTCGACGAGATCGAGGGACCTTTCGAGGTCTCAAACGACGGCTCTTTGAAGTTCGAGGAGAAAGACGGCATCGACTACGCCGCCGTCACCGTCCAGCTTCCCGGTGGAGAGCGCGTGCCGTTCCTTTTCACCATCAAACAGCTTGTGGCATCCGGCAAACCGGACAGCTTTAGTGGAGAATTCTTGGTGCCATCGTACCGTGGTTCGTCTTTCTTGGACCCAAAGGGAAGAGGTGGATCGACTGGTTATGACAATGCCGTTGCATTGCCTGCCGGTGGAAGAGGAGACGAGGAGGAACTTGTTAAGGAAAACATCAAGAACACTGCCTCGTCGACGGGGAAGATCACTTTGAGTGTCACCAAGAGCAAGCCCGAGACCGGAGAGGTCATCGGAGTGTTTGAGAGTCTTCAGCCTTCCGATACTGATTTGGGTGCGAAAGTTCCCAAGGATGTGAAGATTCAGGGTGTTTGGTATGCTCAGCTTGAGTCGTAG